A DNA window from Camelina sativa cultivar DH55 chromosome 17, Cs, whole genome shotgun sequence contains the following coding sequences:
- the LOC104757737 gene encoding probable serine/threonine-protein kinase At1g09600 isoform X2 yields the protein MGCICSKGAAEDEEDVAYQREKANEYWNKSSSVQLIAPLPSNKDDFSHKAVDGSSGGGRRASGLIVPIDDSHDGKTIIVERPSRSSNRGRRVSDNGKGGGLVISNVPRSAEAELIAAGWPYWLTSVAGEAIKGWVPRRADSFEKLDKIGQGTYSIVYKARDLETGKIVAMKKVRFANMDPESVRFMAREINILRKLDHPNVMKLQCLVTSKLSGSLHLVFEYMEHDLSGLALRPGVKFTEPEIKCYMKQLLYGLEHCHSRGILHRDIKGSNLLVNNDGVLKIGDFGLASFYHPDQDQPLTSRVVTLWYRAPELLLGSTAYGPAIDLWSVGCILAELFVGKPIMPGRTEVEQMHKIFKLCGSPSEEFWETTKFPQATSYKPQQPYTRVLLETFKNLPPSSLALLDKLLSVEPEKRWSASSTLLSEFFTTEPLPCHISSLPKYPPSKELDAKVRDEESKRKKAEAVKWRGHESVRRGSRDSKVTPDFIASGHSNVSINTPAFKKEKRFSGTNSVIHPSSRSNVGEVKASRSNNVPVTMEDYLASSSQKENVVSKQQPTKTYMRKKNRMHYSGPLMPPGGNIEDMMKDHERRIQEAVRKSRLEKTATKKKKDFSVKACA from the exons ATGGGCTGCATTTGTTCAAAAGGAGcagcagaagatgaagaagatgttgcTTATCAACGTGAGAAAGCAAATGAGTATTGGAACAAATCTTCTTCTGTTCAATTGATTGCTCCTCTGCCTTCGAATAAAGACGATTTTTCACATAAAGCTGTAGATGGAAGCTCTGGTGGTGGAAGAAGAGCGAGTGGTTTGATTGTTCCTATTGATGATAGTCATGATGGTAAGACGATTATTGTAGAGAGACCTTCAAGGTCTTCTAATCGAGGAAGGAGAGTTTCAGATAATGGCAAAGGAGGTGGGTTGGTCATTTCTAATGTTCCACGTAGCGCTGAGGCAGAGCTTATTGCAGCTGGTTGGCCTTATTGGTTAACCTCTGTTGCTGGTGAAGCCATTAAAGGTTGGGTTCCAAGACGTGCTGATTCCTTTGAGAAGCTTGACAAA ATTGGACAAGGGACTTACAGTATTGTGTATAAAGCTAGGGATCTTGAGACGGGGAAAATAGTGGCAATGAAGAAGGTGAGATTTGCTAATATGGATCCGGAAAGTGTTAGGTTCATGGCTAGAGAAATCAACATTTTACGGAAACTAGACCATCCAAATGTTATGAAGCTTCAGTGTCTTGTCACTTCCAAGCTATCAGGTAGCTTGCATCTTGTGTTTGAGTACATGGAGCATGATCTTTCGGGTCTTGCTCTTAGGCCTGGTGTCAAATTTACTGAGCCAGAG atcAAGTGTTATATGAAGCAACTGCTATATGGACTTGAACACTGCCATAGCCGTGGAATCTTGCACCGTGACATTAAGGGTTCAAACCTTTTGGTAAATAATGATGGAGTCCTCAAGATTGGAGATTTCGGTCTAGCGAGTTTTTATCATCCAGATCAAGATCAACCGCTGACTAGCCGTGTGGTCACCTTGTGGTATAGAGCCCCTGAGCTTCTACTGGGATCTACAGCGTATGGACCGGCCATTGATCTCTGGAGCGTTGGTTGCATTCTAGCAGAACTCTTTGTAGGTAAACCAATCATGCCGGGAAGAACAGAG GTGGAGCAAATGCATAAGATCTTTAAGCTGTGCGGTTCGCCATCTGAAGAGTTTTGGGAAACGACAAAGTTCCCACAGGCAACAAGTTACAAACCGCAGCAGCCTTATACGCGAGTCCTTCTAGAGACGTTCAAGAATTTACCACCTTCTTCTCTTGCTCTTCTTGACAAGCTTCTATCTGTAGAACCAGAGAAAAGATGGTCAGCGTCTTCTACTCTACTGAGTGAG TTTTTTACAACGGAGCCTCTCCCTTGTCACATATCAAGTTTGCCTAAGTATCCGCCAAGCAAGGAACTTGATGCCAAGGTTCGGGATGAAGAATCGAAAAG GAAAAAAGCTGAAGCTGTGAAGTGGCGTGGACACGAATCTGTTAGACGAGGTTCAAGAGACTCCAAAGTAACACCAGATTTCATTGCTTCAGGGCATTCAAATGTCTCAATCAACACCCCAGCgttcaagaaagaaaaacgcTTTTCGGGTACCAATTCAGTGATCCATCCAAGCTCTAGGAGCAATGTAGGTGAGGTGAAGGCTAGCCGGTCCAACAACGTGCCTGTTACAATGGAAGACTACTTAGCTAGTTCTTCTCAAAAGGAGAATGTAGTTTCAAAACAACAACCCACAAAG ACATACATGCGAAAGAAGAACAGAATGCACTATTCAGGTCCTTTGATGCCTCCTGGTGGTAACATTGAAGACATGATGAAAGATCACGAGAGACGAATCCAAGAAGCTGTACGGAAGTCCCGCCTTGAGAAAActgcaacaaagaagaagaaagatttctCTGTCAAAGCATGTGCTTAG
- the LOC104757737 gene encoding probable serine/threonine-protein kinase At1g09600 isoform X1, producing the protein MGCICSKGAAEDEEDVAYQREKANEYWNKSSSVQLIAPLPSNKDDFSHKAVDGSSGGGRRASGLIVPIDDSHDGKTIIVERPSRSSNRGRRVSDNGKGGGLVISNVPRSAEAELIAAGWPYWLTSVAGEAIKGWVPRRADSFEKLDKIGQGTYSIVYKARDLETGKIVAMKKVRFANMDPESVRFMAREINILRKLDHPNVMKLQCLVTSKLSGSLHLVFEYMEHDLSGLALRPGVKFTEPEIKCYMKQLLYGLEHCHSRGILHRDIKGSNLLVNNDGVLKIGDFGLASFYHPDQDQPLTSRVVTLWYRAPELLLGSTAYGPAIDLWSVGCILAELFVGKPIMPGRTEVEQMHKIFKLCGSPSEEFWETTKFPQATSYKPQQPYTRVLLETFKNLPPSSLALLDKLLSVEPEKRWSASSTLLSEFFTTEPLPCHISSLPKYPPSKELDAKVRDEESKRSVPKENAYSCTNDAGVIPNYTFHFENVRKKAEAVKWRGHESVRRGSRDSKVTPDFIASGHSNVSINTPAFKKEKRFSGTNSVIHPSSRSNVGEVKASRSNNVPVTMEDYLASSSQKENVVSKQQPTKTYMRKKNRMHYSGPLMPPGGNIEDMMKDHERRIQEAVRKSRLEKTATKKKKDFSVKACA; encoded by the exons ATGGGCTGCATTTGTTCAAAAGGAGcagcagaagatgaagaagatgttgcTTATCAACGTGAGAAAGCAAATGAGTATTGGAACAAATCTTCTTCTGTTCAATTGATTGCTCCTCTGCCTTCGAATAAAGACGATTTTTCACATAAAGCTGTAGATGGAAGCTCTGGTGGTGGAAGAAGAGCGAGTGGTTTGATTGTTCCTATTGATGATAGTCATGATGGTAAGACGATTATTGTAGAGAGACCTTCAAGGTCTTCTAATCGAGGAAGGAGAGTTTCAGATAATGGCAAAGGAGGTGGGTTGGTCATTTCTAATGTTCCACGTAGCGCTGAGGCAGAGCTTATTGCAGCTGGTTGGCCTTATTGGTTAACCTCTGTTGCTGGTGAAGCCATTAAAGGTTGGGTTCCAAGACGTGCTGATTCCTTTGAGAAGCTTGACAAA ATTGGACAAGGGACTTACAGTATTGTGTATAAAGCTAGGGATCTTGAGACGGGGAAAATAGTGGCAATGAAGAAGGTGAGATTTGCTAATATGGATCCGGAAAGTGTTAGGTTCATGGCTAGAGAAATCAACATTTTACGGAAACTAGACCATCCAAATGTTATGAAGCTTCAGTGTCTTGTCACTTCCAAGCTATCAGGTAGCTTGCATCTTGTGTTTGAGTACATGGAGCATGATCTTTCGGGTCTTGCTCTTAGGCCTGGTGTCAAATTTACTGAGCCAGAG atcAAGTGTTATATGAAGCAACTGCTATATGGACTTGAACACTGCCATAGCCGTGGAATCTTGCACCGTGACATTAAGGGTTCAAACCTTTTGGTAAATAATGATGGAGTCCTCAAGATTGGAGATTTCGGTCTAGCGAGTTTTTATCATCCAGATCAAGATCAACCGCTGACTAGCCGTGTGGTCACCTTGTGGTATAGAGCCCCTGAGCTTCTACTGGGATCTACAGCGTATGGACCGGCCATTGATCTCTGGAGCGTTGGTTGCATTCTAGCAGAACTCTTTGTAGGTAAACCAATCATGCCGGGAAGAACAGAG GTGGAGCAAATGCATAAGATCTTTAAGCTGTGCGGTTCGCCATCTGAAGAGTTTTGGGAAACGACAAAGTTCCCACAGGCAACAAGTTACAAACCGCAGCAGCCTTATACGCGAGTCCTTCTAGAGACGTTCAAGAATTTACCACCTTCTTCTCTTGCTCTTCTTGACAAGCTTCTATCTGTAGAACCAGAGAAAAGATGGTCAGCGTCTTCTACTCTACTGAGTGAG TTTTTTACAACGGAGCCTCTCCCTTGTCACATATCAAGTTTGCCTAAGTATCCGCCAAGCAAGGAACTTGATGCCAAGGTTCGGGATGAAGAATCGAAAAGGTCAGTACCCAAGGAGAACGCATATTCGTGTACAAATGATGCAGGCGTGATTCCTAACTACACTTTTCATTTTGAAAATGTCAGGAAAAAAGCTGAAGCTGTGAAGTGGCGTGGACACGAATCTGTTAGACGAGGTTCAAGAGACTCCAAAGTAACACCAGATTTCATTGCTTCAGGGCATTCAAATGTCTCAATCAACACCCCAGCgttcaagaaagaaaaacgcTTTTCGGGTACCAATTCAGTGATCCATCCAAGCTCTAGGAGCAATGTAGGTGAGGTGAAGGCTAGCCGGTCCAACAACGTGCCTGTTACAATGGAAGACTACTTAGCTAGTTCTTCTCAAAAGGAGAATGTAGTTTCAAAACAACAACCCACAAAG ACATACATGCGAAAGAAGAACAGAATGCACTATTCAGGTCCTTTGATGCCTCCTGGTGGTAACATTGAAGACATGATGAAAGATCACGAGAGACGAATCCAAGAAGCTGTACGGAAGTCCCGCCTTGAGAAAActgcaacaaagaagaagaaagatttctCTGTCAAAGCATGTGCTTAG